One stretch of candidate division TA06 bacterium DNA includes these proteins:
- a CDS encoding sensor domain-containing protein, producing the protein MNTTFGSKLAAALKNIFGVAFRGRTYANILYLLLAFPLGLLYFVFLTVGISLGVGLYVLIIGLPLLALILLAWRQLVKLERFQSHRLLGARIEPEGILRWSSDQNAWRWFRARLSSSLTWKGLGYLFLKFPLGLLAFILLIVLGVLSLVFISIPFIYQNVNVDIGHGLALNLPQALIFMALGLFLGLFSLHVWNGLAFVFKWLSEKLLTAGSKPAIME; encoded by the coding sequence ATGAACACTACGTTCGGATCAAAGCTGGCTGCGGCCCTTAAGAACATCTTCGGAGTCGCCTTCCGGGGACGCACCTACGCCAACATCCTTTACCTGCTCCTGGCCTTTCCCCTGGGCCTGCTCTATTTCGTCTTTTTGACGGTGGGAATATCGCTGGGGGTGGGGCTTTATGTTTTGATCATCGGCCTGCCCCTGCTGGCCCTGATTCTGCTGGCCTGGCGCCAGTTGGTTAAGCTGGAACGTTTCCAGTCGCACCGCCTGCTGGGAGCCAGGATCGAGCCCGAAGGTATTTTACGCTGGTCTTCCGACCAAAATGCCTGGCGCTGGTTCCGGGCCCGGCTGTCAAGCTCCCTGACCTGGAAGGGCCTGGGCTACCTGTTCCTGAAATTCCCCCTGGGCCTGCTGGCCTTTATTCTGCTGATAGTGCTGGGCGTGCTCAGCCTGGTTTTCATCTCCATTCCCTTCATTTACCAGAATGTGAACGTGGATATCGGCCACGGCCTGGCGCTAAACTTACCACAGGCCTTGATATTCATGGCCCTGGGATTGTTTCTGGGCCTGTTTTCCCTGCATGTCTGGAACGGCCTGGCTTTTGTTTTCAAGTGGCTGTCGGAAAAATTGCTAACGGCCGGCTCTAAACCGGCAATAATGGAATAG